The Microvirgula aerodenitrificans DSM 15089 genome has a window encoding:
- a CDS encoding efflux transporter outer membrane subunit: MLAKRSLALLIAASLLAGCAAGPDYARPNMPMPERYLGAAAVEQRHASTRADQAAWWTGFGDPQLSRYVMLALAQNLDLAQASARVIQARAGLGAANAALLPAGHVGGQAARAYQSVETPLGQVLNSGPGFDRYGNAYEAELGASWELDLFGGLRRGREVALAEYQASEAGNAATRLAVAAQTADIYIEIRGLQTRLDVARRQVQKQQVLLETIQLLYGKGLVAELQVSQTEGGLAQVQSSVPVLEAGLDAAMNALDVMLGSSPGTHRAELAEAAAIPVAPRIGATGSPGELLRRRPDLIAAERRLAAANARIGVAVAEYYPKLSLSGLIGSATGVTAGNLFTGGASQASGVLGLRWRLFDFGRINAQIDQARGQEVEMLAAYRLAVLHATEDVENAFTALVKREEQAAVLARGVDSLSRARSASFAAYQKGVVSLIEVLQADESLLRASDAQAQAQTESARAAVAAFKALGGGWQTGLSTEADMAGFNKTSRAGGAVACNRTGAAAGPRRAAWASGPSEQLPA; this comes from the coding sequence GTGCTAGCCAAACGCTCTCTTGCCTTGCTCATCGCAGCCAGTTTATTGGCCGGCTGTGCTGCTGGTCCCGATTATGCCCGGCCCAACATGCCGATGCCTGAACGGTATCTGGGCGCTGCCGCAGTGGAGCAGCGGCATGCGTCCACCCGTGCCGACCAGGCTGCATGGTGGACAGGTTTCGGTGATCCGCAACTGAGTCGATACGTCATGCTGGCGTTAGCGCAAAATCTCGATCTCGCGCAGGCATCCGCCCGCGTCATTCAGGCGAGGGCGGGGCTTGGAGCGGCCAATGCCGCGCTGCTGCCGGCTGGCCATGTCGGCGGCCAGGCTGCCAGAGCCTACCAGTCCGTTGAAACGCCCCTGGGGCAAGTCCTGAATTCGGGACCGGGTTTCGACCGGTATGGCAATGCCTATGAGGCCGAACTTGGTGCCAGCTGGGAACTGGACTTGTTTGGTGGCTTGCGCCGTGGACGAGAAGTGGCACTGGCCGAGTATCAGGCTTCGGAAGCCGGCAATGCGGCTACTCGCCTGGCAGTGGCAGCGCAGACCGCCGACATCTATATCGAGATCCGCGGGTTGCAAACCCGGCTGGATGTTGCCCGTCGACAGGTGCAGAAGCAGCAGGTGCTGCTTGAAACCATCCAGCTGCTATATGGCAAGGGGTTGGTGGCCGAACTGCAGGTGAGCCAGACCGAAGGGGGGCTTGCCCAGGTCCAGTCTTCCGTGCCAGTCCTTGAAGCGGGACTGGACGCAGCCATGAACGCACTGGATGTGATGCTGGGTTCGTCACCCGGCACGCATCGTGCCGAGCTGGCCGAAGCTGCTGCCATCCCTGTTGCCCCGCGCATTGGCGCTACCGGATCACCGGGCGAGTTGCTCCGGCGCCGGCCTGACCTGATCGCGGCCGAGCGCCGCCTTGCTGCAGCGAATGCACGTATTGGCGTTGCCGTTGCCGAGTATTACCCCAAACTTTCCCTGAGCGGGTTGATCGGCAGTGCAACGGGCGTGACGGCGGGCAATCTGTTCACTGGCGGTGCCAGCCAGGCTTCCGGTGTGCTGGGGCTGCGCTGGCGCCTGTTCGATTTTGGTCGCATCAACGCGCAGATTGACCAGGCCAGGGGCCAGGAGGTTGAGATGCTGGCCGCGTATCGGCTTGCGGTGCTGCATGCGACTGAGGACGTGGAGAACGCTTTCACGGCCCTGGTCAAACGCGAGGAACAGGCGGCAGTCCTTGCCCGGGGAGTGGACTCGCTCAGCCGGGCCCGGTCGGCTTCGTTTGCTGCCTATCAGAAAGGGGTCGTTAGCCTGATCGAGGTCCTGCAGGCAGATGAAAGCTTGCTGCGTGCCTCCGACGCACAGGCTCAGGCGCAGACGGAATCGGCACGTGCAGCGGTTGCTGCCTTCAAGGCGCTTGGCGGCGGTTGGCAGACGGGGCTGAGTACAGAGGCTGACATGGCGGGCTTCAATAAAACTTCCAGAGCAGGGGGCGCGGTCGCGTGCAATCGTACCGGGGCTGCTGCTGGCCCACGCCGTGCTGCATGGGCCAGTGGGCCGTCAGAGCAGCTGCCCGCCTGA
- a CDS encoding TetR/AcrR family transcriptional regulator, whose product MKSPHTSPPSARGPADHEVRDQIVAAATEHFSHYGYEKTTVSDLAKAIGFSKAYIYKFFESKQAIGEMICANCLREIEADVRAAVDATGRPPEKLRRMFKAIVDASLRLFFQDRKLYEIAASAAGEHWQATVAYEERIQNLLQDVVQQGRLSGDFERKTPLDETAKAIYLVMRPYLHPLQLQYNIENAEEAPAQLSSLVLRSLSP is encoded by the coding sequence ATGAAGAGCCCCCATACTTCCCCTCCTTCCGCCCGCGGCCCGGCCGACCACGAAGTCCGCGATCAAATTGTTGCCGCCGCCACCGAGCACTTCAGCCACTACGGCTACGAGAAGACCACGGTGTCCGACCTCGCCAAAGCCATTGGCTTTTCCAAGGCCTATATCTACAAGTTCTTCGAATCCAAGCAAGCCATCGGCGAGATGATCTGCGCCAACTGTCTGCGCGAGATCGAGGCCGACGTCAGAGCAGCAGTCGATGCAACCGGGCGGCCGCCCGAGAAACTGCGGCGGATGTTCAAGGCCATTGTGGATGCAAGCCTGCGGCTGTTTTTCCAGGACCGCAAACTCTATGAAATTGCGGCCTCGGCTGCAGGCGAACACTGGCAGGCAACGGTCGCCTACGAGGAGCGCATCCAGAACTTGCTGCAGGATGTCGTGCAGCAGGGGCGGCTGAGCGGGGACTTTGAGCGCAAGACGCCGCTCGATGAAACCGCCAAGGCGATTTACCTGGTCATGCGCCCCTATCTGCATCCGCTGCAGCTGCAGTACAACATCGAAAACGCAGAGGAGGCCCCCGCGCAGCTCTCCAGCCTGGTGCTGCGCAGCCTGTCGCCGTGA
- a CDS encoding transposase, giving the protein MNHLKALCAVPKRIQIDHGSRFILHAPAYRAHEHKVPLDFSSPGKLAAPPLAKAGNGSFRDECLNVHWSLSPGDSREKTETGRQGENPFRPHSSPCNPTPREFRPALIDSQNPRCVVIGLRRENHHCLATYSNTNESNDTMMNIFNFHIYKYL; this is encoded by the coding sequence ATGAACCATCTGAAAGCACTTTGTGCTGTGCCAAAGCGCATCCAGATTGACCATGGCAGCAGGTTCATCCTGCATGCGCCGGCTTACCGGGCGCATGAACACAAGGTGCCCCTGGACTTCTCCAGCCCAGGAAAGCTCGCAGCCCCTCCCCTCGCCAAAGCAGGCAACGGAAGTTTCCGGGATGAATGCCTGAACGTGCATTGGTCCCTGTCACCTGGGGATTCGCGTGAAAAGACCGAAACCGGGCGACAGGGTGAAAATCCATTCAGACCGCACAGTTCACCATGCAATCCGACGCCCCGCGAGTTCCGGCCCGCACTCATTGACAGCCAGAACCCCAGGTGCGTGGTGATCGGCCTGCGGAGAGAAAATCATCATTGCCTTGCAACATATTCAAATACAAATGAAAGCAACGACACAATGATGAATATCTTTAATTTTCATATTTATAAATATTTATGA
- a CDS encoding VOC family protein has protein sequence METQEIHRGRLIDHIQLVVQDLSASQAFYAAVFASLNVPMGGAGDGYFWADELFVTAMDGPAALGVLTGRHHLAFQAQDRAMVDRFYQAALAHGGEDNGAPGERAYHPGYYAAFVLDPDGNNIEAVYHGEATRSAASVSITF, from the coding sequence ATGGAAACGCAAGAAATACATCGGGGTCGTCTGATCGACCACATCCAGTTGGTAGTTCAAGACCTTTCTGCGAGCCAGGCCTTTTACGCAGCCGTTTTTGCTTCTCTCAATGTGCCCATGGGAGGCGCGGGTGACGGGTACTTCTGGGCAGACGAATTGTTCGTGACCGCCATGGATGGCCCGGCGGCGCTGGGGGTGCTGACGGGGCGTCATCACCTGGCATTCCAGGCGCAAGACCGGGCGATGGTCGACCGTTTTTACCAGGCCGCGCTCGCGCATGGTGGCGAGGACAATGGCGCTCCCGGGGAGCGTGCCTATCATCCTGGCTACTACGCTGCCTTTGTCCTTGATCCGGACGGCAACAATATTGAAGCGGTCTATCACGGTGAAGCGACGCGTAGTGCTGCTTCAGTGTCGATCACTTTTTAA
- a CDS encoding DinB family protein, giving the protein MLVSAFDYKQWSDRRTLAAMARIDRAAFPEAAAFTAQQLNHMVIVEELFRARLAGTPAPHRATNTDTVPDLQELAQRLAASSEWFSCQARDLTPAQRQQRLSFTFADGRQGCMSRQEILFHIINHGTYHRGAIGHALDLARVAHPADTYTVFIHEAEPARRG; this is encoded by the coding sequence ATGCTGGTCAGCGCATTCGATTACAAACAATGGTCAGACCGCCGCACGCTGGCGGCCATGGCGCGCATTGACCGGGCAGCGTTTCCCGAAGCCGCCGCCTTCACGGCCCAGCAGCTGAACCACATGGTCATCGTGGAAGAGTTGTTCAGGGCCCGCCTGGCCGGCACCCCGGCCCCGCACCGCGCGACCAACACCGACACGGTTCCCGATCTGCAGGAACTGGCGCAAAGGCTGGCGGCATCCAGCGAATGGTTTTCCTGTCAGGCAAGAGACCTGACGCCGGCACAACGGCAGCAGCGGCTCTCGTTCACGTTTGCCGATGGCAGGCAGGGCTGCATGAGCCGGCAGGAGATCCTGTTCCACATCATCAACCACGGTACCTATCACCGTGGCGCCATCGGCCATGCACTGGACCTGGCCCGGGTCGCGCATCCGGCGGATACGTATACGGTGTTCATTCATGAGGCCGAGCCGGCACGGCGCGGATAA
- a CDS encoding efflux RND transporter periplasmic adaptor subunit, translating into MLRHRLAIPAVICALPFALVACGEQAQTDPRTVTPLVRTAIARATAPESRSFTGTIAARVQSDLGFRVSGKVLERLVDTGQTVKRGQPLMRIDPVDLQLAAHAQQEAVVAARARAQQAVQDEARYRDLRGTGAISASAYDQVKAAADAARAQLGAAEAQASVARNASRYAELVADGDGVVMETLAEPGQVVSAGQVVVRLARTGRREAVIQLPETLRPAAGSIGQATLFGKEGVSATARLRQLSDAADRLTRTFEARYVLDGDLANAPLGATVTIQIPDGHAVNTAGMQVPIGALFDAGKGPGVWVINGKPARVTWRPVSVLHLSDDGARIDGQIRQGDRVVALGAHLLREGQQVRLADNAVATAAEGVKP; encoded by the coding sequence ATGCTTCGGCATCGCCTTGCCATCCCTGCAGTCATTTGTGCCTTGCCGTTTGCGTTGGTCGCCTGTGGCGAACAGGCACAGACAGATCCCCGCACCGTCACGCCGCTTGTGCGTACGGCCATCGCCCGGGCGACTGCCCCTGAATCACGTTCATTCACTGGCACCATAGCCGCCCGGGTACAGAGCGATCTCGGCTTCCGTGTCTCCGGCAAGGTGCTGGAGCGCCTGGTGGACACAGGGCAAACCGTCAAACGCGGTCAGCCGCTGATGCGGATTGACCCGGTCGACCTGCAACTTGCCGCCCATGCGCAACAGGAGGCGGTAGTCGCGGCGCGAGCGCGGGCGCAGCAGGCAGTACAAGACGAGGCCCGCTACCGTGACCTGCGTGGAACCGGTGCGATTTCTGCTTCAGCCTACGACCAGGTCAAAGCGGCGGCAGATGCAGCCAGGGCCCAGCTCGGCGCAGCCGAAGCGCAGGCCAGCGTGGCCCGCAATGCCAGCCGCTATGCGGAGCTAGTGGCCGATGGTGACGGGGTCGTCATGGAAACGCTGGCCGAGCCCGGCCAAGTCGTCAGCGCCGGGCAGGTCGTGGTGCGTCTGGCTCGCACCGGTCGTCGAGAGGCCGTCATCCAGTTGCCGGAGACCCTGCGCCCTGCGGCAGGCTCCATCGGGCAAGCCACCCTGTTCGGCAAGGAAGGGGTCAGCGCTACCGCCAGACTTCGTCAGCTCTCCGATGCCGCAGATCGACTCACCCGCACCTTCGAAGCACGCTATGTGCTGGATGGCGACTTGGCCAATGCGCCTTTGGGTGCCACGGTGACAATACAGATCCCGGATGGGCATGCAGTAAACACGGCGGGCATGCAGGTACCAATCGGAGCATTGTTCGACGCGGGTAAAGGACCTGGCGTCTGGGTAATTAATGGCAAGCCAGCCAGGGTAACCTGGCGGCCAGTCTCCGTCCTGCACCTGAGTGATGATGGCGCGCGCATTGACGGCCAGATCAGGCAAGGCGACCGGGTCGTCGCGCTCGGTGCGCATCTGCTGCGTGAAGGACAACAGGTCCGGCTTGCTGACAATGCCGTCGCCACGGCCGCAGAAGGAGTCAAGCCGTGA
- a CDS encoding GGDEF domain-containing protein translates to MNNATHAKIVHEDATTKALGQCVESLQKTLFLTPLGWGLVVWLSYGYIPTRNITTWVLIFLIEWLISHGIIIYIKSSRLSNKKITAFLNLLSAADGIAWGAMVPLLFLYNQLVDSWLVVVLCGVAAINAPVYVTCMSAFRYFATGFWAFSVPPALQWGAEVFAASEFSIGFTVYLLILHYNLNVLSTKVILGIKLQLENNIFTRDLAESLERVEILANNDALTNLANRRSLNSMLINFQHKKDCGLANSCLIMLDIDFFKKINDVHGHAIGDKVLFHFGQRVQANLRSSDVLSRYGGEEFIAILPDADLEMALEIAERIRTDIQHHELISDPPISITVSIGVSKFEKNESTDDLIKRVDACLYMAKNNGRNQVWFNIEGAARQYYPSLERQGAVHQAGYGALPPGEPAQWQSTRQD, encoded by the coding sequence ATGAACAATGCCACTCACGCCAAAATTGTGCACGAGGACGCTACAACCAAAGCCCTTGGTCAATGCGTAGAGTCATTGCAAAAGACCCTGTTCTTGACACCACTCGGATGGGGGTTGGTTGTATGGCTATCCTACGGTTACATTCCCACACGAAATATAACCACATGGGTTTTGATATTCTTAATAGAATGGCTCATTTCTCACGGGATAATTATTTACATAAAATCATCAAGATTGAGCAATAAAAAAATCACTGCTTTTCTAAATTTATTATCAGCAGCGGATGGGATTGCCTGGGGCGCCATGGTGCCGCTTCTCTTTCTTTACAATCAACTCGTTGACTCTTGGCTGGTTGTTGTTTTATGCGGGGTTGCCGCCATCAATGCGCCTGTATACGTAACATGCATGTCCGCATTCAGATATTTTGCAACTGGATTTTGGGCTTTCTCTGTACCACCTGCGCTGCAGTGGGGCGCAGAGGTATTTGCAGCATCAGAATTTTCAATAGGGTTTACGGTATACTTGCTGATTTTACATTACAATTTGAATGTTTTATCGACCAAGGTTATCCTCGGGATCAAACTGCAACTGGAAAACAATATTTTCACCAGGGACCTGGCAGAATCTCTTGAAAGAGTCGAGATTTTGGCAAACAATGACGCCTTGACCAATCTGGCGAATCGAAGATCACTCAATTCAATGCTGATCAATTTCCAGCACAAGAAAGATTGCGGACTAGCGAATTCCTGCCTGATTATGCTTGACATTGATTTTTTCAAAAAAATCAATGATGTTCATGGCCATGCCATCGGGGACAAGGTTTTGTTTCATTTTGGCCAGCGGGTACAAGCCAATTTGCGATCATCAGATGTGCTCTCCCGGTATGGCGGTGAAGAATTTATCGCCATTCTGCCCGATGCCGATTTGGAAATGGCACTGGAAATTGCAGAGAGGATCAGAACCGACATTCAGCACCATGAATTAATATCTGACCCACCCATTTCAATCACGGTTTCTATTGGAGTATCCAAATTTGAGAAAAATGAATCCACCGATGACCTGATAAAAAGGGTAGATGCCTGTCTGTATATGGCAAAAAACAATGGAAGAAATCAAGTGTGGTTCAATATAGAAGGCGCAGCGCGTCAATATTACCCTTCATTGGAGAGGCAAGGGGCAGTCCATCAGGCAGGATACGGCGCCCTGCCCCCCGGAGAACCAGCCCAGTGGCAATCAACACGCCAGGATTAA
- a CDS encoding CatB-related O-acetyltransferase, with protein sequence MATCMQHQKHWSKVELIYQTVRNPNIHIKGTHSYYSDAWSGSFEQSVVRYLYGDEYSLQAWEPQWDIDPLYLGDYVCIGAEAVILLGGNHTHRADWFSLYPFADFLDESYQGKGPTVIGDGAWIGMRAMIMPGVTIGEGAIVAANSVVTRDVAPYAVVGGNPAKPIRTRFSPAVIERLLALKVYDWPEAKFDTLKRQLCSADIDALEAASRRYDQASD encoded by the coding sequence ATGGCAACCTGTATGCAACATCAAAAACACTGGTCAAAAGTCGAACTGATTTACCAGACCGTTCGCAACCCGAACATCCACATCAAGGGCACGCACAGCTATTACAGCGATGCGTGGAGCGGCAGCTTTGAACAATCCGTGGTGCGCTATCTGTATGGCGACGAATACAGCCTGCAGGCGTGGGAGCCGCAATGGGACATCGACCCGCTTTATCTTGGTGATTACGTATGCATCGGTGCGGAGGCGGTAATCTTGCTCGGCGGCAATCACACGCACAGGGCGGACTGGTTCAGCCTGTATCCTTTTGCCGATTTTCTGGACGAGTCCTACCAGGGCAAGGGGCCGACCGTGATTGGCGACGGCGCCTGGATCGGCATGCGCGCGATGATCATGCCCGGCGTGACGATCGGAGAAGGCGCGATTGTCGCGGCCAACAGTGTGGTCACGCGCGATGTCGCCCCTTATGCCGTGGTGGGCGGCAACCCGGCGAAGCCGATCAGGACGCGTTTTTCGCCGGCAGTGATCGAGCGGCTGCTGGCGCTCAAGGTTTATGACTGGCCTGAAGCGAAATTCGATACGCTGAAGCGACAGTTGTGCAGCGCCGACATCGACGCACTGGAAGCGGCCAGCCGTCGCTACGATCAGGCGTCAGACTGA